From the Anabas testudineus chromosome 23, fAnaTes1.2, whole genome shotgun sequence genome, one window contains:
- the LOC113164901 gene encoding zinc finger protein 502-like, producing MEILGSTDKISDPSLLLPALRLLVPPLQLLSAAMWQLAKQKDVMNYEKLQEFVYMVTEAVPGLINHRQRAQLILGLRARLILELCKGSVQGYVDSQVIHSHLNRLPLTSTNTDYRDPEVKTTESTFTELVQSLLKDPVERAYFFQEVFPVEYGPQYDAALHVLLWELLSKLEKLLPVPDLKQTAAWLASVPSVFEECVQSTPEELSSVFKHYKSSGLLKMPYGPSTTIGSCIMSALSIPPSQKTNISAGLESIHNYANILNPVTLFGADQYSVVAVYTEVEAEVSEVDGQMIESAEGQVQTDFYEEEIVAVSTDNIVSEEALSAKAEETSETLDVAKALETLTKTFLRKESLGQDAQTGRSNDSSLHDEVGTGNDIDQGETLKGHETSDQSDDKIETNGKEVEDDFQIGDIASDMTSSNVKSFPVHEEMTDVSSDVSISESLQSSSSAHIRRSSRLQTKTSPSWQETCKFKTVKDVTEEPKKSKPDISVSPSVIAIKGINKDDSEAMTSIIFTCSQCPFLDSDENSPPHFHMQSIQTEVYRTLSGTKFTPSPCSSDEIFTSIKLFPKGNAEQNKTEQPASQSKVTVSQAQSRQKALTCETCGKMFTRTSDVRRHQLTHTGERPFHCSQCDRTFQHSWDLAKHESKHHGVAVTFTCQLCRSSFANLRALTVHHKKSHSQEMQLPQICSICSQSFPTSSELLEHRKTHVTSKRYICQQCGEGFDSLLARSQHRQMHQVKRQFKCPHCEKTYTRRSDVKRHLSTHTGERPYQCNQCNKRFSLRFMLMKHLRVHTGERPFQCSHCPKRFTLVSVLARHERMHTGEKPFLCSQCGKGFLSQGELSKHHRSHVDDRPYSCPQCDKRFKSKKTQQEHIMSHTGARPYPCTYCGKGFTKPYALTRHNLIHTGERPFPCGHCEKSFLTLSEAQLHERIHTGERPYSCSTCELKFKSSSELARHKRSHSGLKPLKPSCEQCIKTFTSKAKLKKHMETHRKEAEAAQPVDSILPEESNT from the exons ACCCATCCCTGCTTCTTCCAGCGCTTCGCCTCCTGGTGCCCCCGCtgcagcttctgtctgctgctatGTGGCAGCTGGCGAAGCAGAAAGATGTGATGAATTATGAGAAACTTCAGGAGTTTGTGTACATGGTGACAGAGGCAGTGCCTGGATTGATCAACCACAGACAGAGGGCCCAGCTCATTTTGGGTCTACGAGCAAGG TTGATCCTGGAGCTATGCAAAGGTTCAGTGCAAGGTTATGTTGACTCTCAAGTGATTCACAGCCATTTAAATAGACTCCCTTTAACGTCTACAAACACAGAT TACAGGGATCCAGAGGTGAAAACAACAGAGTCCACTTTCACTGAACTTGTTCAAAGCCTGCTGAAAGATCCAGTTGAGAGGGCGTACTTCTTCCAG GAGGTGTTTCCAGTGGAATATGGACCACAGTATGATGCAGCTCTACATGTATTGCTGTGGGAGTTGCTCTCAAAACTAGAAAAGTTACTTCCAGTACCAGACCTCAAACAG ACTGCAGCTTGGCTTGCTTCTGTTCCCTCTGTGTTTGAAGAATGTGTGCAGTCCACACCTGAAGAACTGAGCTCAGTTTTTAAGCACTATAAAAGCTCAGGACTATTGAAAATGCCAT atgGACCTTCAACCACTATTGGAAGTTGCATCATGTCTGCTTTATCTATTCCTCCCTCGCAAAAGACAAACATCTCTGCTGGACTGGAATCTATCCACAACTATGCCAATATACTAAACCCAGTCACTCTTTTCGGAGCAGACCAGTACAGCGTTGTGGCTGTTTACACAGAAGTGGAAGCTGAAGTTTCTGAAGTAGATGGACAAATGATCGAGTCAGCTGAAGGTCAAGTTCAAACAGATTTCTATGAAGAAGAGATTGTGGCTGTAAGCACAGATAACATCGTCAGTGAGGAGGCTCTCAGCGCgaaagcagaagaaacaagTGAAACCTTAGATGTTGCTAAAGCTTTGGAGACTCTgaccaaaacatttttaagaaagGAGAGTCTGGGACAAGATGCACAGACAGGAAGGAGTAACGATTCATCCCTACATGATGAAGTTGGGACAGGAAATGATATAGATCAAGGGGAGACACTTAAAGGACATGAAACAAGTGACCAGTCTGATGataaaatagaaactaatgGTAAAGAGGTGGAGGATGATTTCCAAATTGGAGACATAGCAAGCGATATGACCTCCTCTAACGTCAAATCTTTTCCTGTTCATGAAGAAATGACAGATGTCTCCAGTGATGTCTCTATTTCTGAATCACTACAGTCTTCCTCCTCAGCTCACATCCGCAGGTCATCTCGTCTACAAACGAAGACCTCACCCAGTTGGCAGGAGACGTGTAAATTCAAGACTGTGAAGGACGTTACAGAGGAAccaaaaaa GAGCAAACCTGACATATCAGTTTCTCCATCTGTGATCGCAATCAAAGGAATCAACAAAG aTGATTCGGAAGCAATGACCTCCATCATCTTCACCTGTTCACAGTGTCCCTTCCTCGACTCGGATGAAAACAGCCCTCCACACTTCCACATGCAGAGCATTCAAACAGAAGTATACAGGACTCTTTCAGGAACCAAATTTACACCCTCTCCTTGCAGCTCTGATGAAATATTTACATCAATAAAACTTTTCCCTAAAGGAAACGCAgagcagaataaaacagaacaacctGCCAGTCAAAGCAAAGTAACTGTCTCTCAGGCCCAGAGCAGGCAAAAGGCGCTCACATGTGAAACATGCGGCAAGATGTTCACTCGCACATCAGACGTCAGGAGGCACCAGCTCACTCACACAGGTGAAAGACCGTTTCACTGCTCGCAGTGTGACCGAACCTTCCAGCACTCGTGGGATCTAGCAAAGCATGAGAGTAAACACCATGGCGTGGCCGTCACCTTCACCTGCCAGCTGTGTAGGAGCTCCTTCGCCAATCTCCGGGCACTAACTGTTCATCACAAGAAGTCTCACTCACAGGAAATGCAACTCCCTCAGATCTGCTCTATCTGCAGCCAGAGTTTCCCCACTTCTTCTGAGCTGCTTGAGCACAGGAAAACCCACGTTACCAGTAAACGTTATATCTGCCAACAGTGCGGTGAAGGCTTCGACTCCCTGCTTGCACGTTCCCAGCACAGACAGATGCATCAGGTGAAGCGCCAGTTTAAGTGTCCACATTGCGAGAAGACATATACTCGGAGGTCTGACGTAAAGCGGCATTTGTCCACCCACACTGGAGAGCGTCCTTATCAGTGTAACCAGTGCAACAAACGATTCTCGCTCCGCTTTATGCTCATGAAACACCTCCGTGTCCACACAGGTGAGCGGCCTTTCCAGTGCTCCCACTGTCCAAAGAGGTTCACACTGGTGTCTGTGCTGGCCAGACATGAAAGGATgcacacaggagagaagcctTTCCTCTGCTCACAATGTGGGAAGGGCTTTTTGTCGCAGGGAGAGCTTTCAAAACACCACAGGTCACATGTGGATGACAGGCCCTACTCCTGCCCACAGTGTGACAAACGTTTCAAGagcaagaaaacacagcaggagcaCATTATGTCCCACACTGGTGCCCGGCCATACCCATGCACCTACTGCGGGAAGGGCTTTACCAAACCGTATGCACTGACCAGACACAATCTCATTCACACAGGAGAGAGGCCGTTCCCCTGTGGACATTGTGAGAAGTCATTTCTCACCCTCAGTGAGGCTCAGTTGCACGAGCGTATTCATACGGGGGAGAGGCCCTATTCCTGCAGCACATGTGAACTCAAATTTAAGAGCTCATCAGAGCTGGCACGACACAAACGGAGCCACTCAGGACTGAAGCCATTGAAGCCATCCTGTGAACAGTGTATAAAAACATTCACGTCCAAGGCAAAGCTGAAGAAACACATGGAGACACACAGGAAGGAGGCAGAAGCAGCACAGCCTGTGGACTCTATACTGCCCGAGGAATCaaatacttaa
- the LOC113164189 gene encoding tetraspanin-7-like — translation MSSALPYDSLSARPSPNRQVLDWEREQLAVRRLSSPRVLDLLTPPPLPRRPSAIPCYLLSPYQEQEEQLHQQQRLSLSMCSEISLAPPAPPPVGSQPPCCRAVGVMHLLRLGLLAFSCLFWAAGLAIFTLGVWAQISLADYMMLSANRYPNAPLILLSTGAAVTAWGFLGCLGVAANLPCVLRAYGFFQLAALIAGLAAGLSGLFYREDIAGGFRSGLQRAVAGYTEDEGRADALDSLQRALECCGAEGWRDWLTSDWAIQHMTFLPAENGTSVSLPDSCCVRRKGCRNRPLLSDDIEGVAAAGIHPHGCFRKVFSLVNDNVFHIAATVLGLAFTQIGGIALACLLANKLAPRQHRHVVAH, via the coding sequence ATGAGCTCTGCACTGCCTTACGACTCCTTGTCAGCTCGACCAAGTCCCAATAGGCAAGTTTTAGACTGGGAACGTGAGCAGCTAGCAGTGCGAAGACTGTCCTCGCCACGGGTTCTCGACCTGCTCacgcctcctcctcttccccgTCGACCCTCCGCTATCCCTTGCTACCTGCTGTCTCCATACcaagagcaggaggagcagctcCACCAACAGCAGCGTCTATCTTTGTCCATGTGCTCAGAGATCTCTTTGGCTCCCCCTGCACCTCCACCTGTGGGCTCTCAACCACCTTGCTGCCGTGCAGTGGGAGTCATGCACCTCTTGCGCCTGGGTCTACTGGCTTTCAGTTGCCTCTTCTGGGCTGCCGGCTTGGCTATCTTCACCCTGGGGGTGTGGGCTCAGATTTCTCTAGCAGACTACATGATGCTGTCTGCCAATCGGTACCCTAATGCTCCACTCATCCTTCTGTCCACAGGTGCTGCTGTCACTGCCTGGGGCTTCCTCGGTTGTCTAGGAGTGGCTGCAAACCTACCCTGCGTGCTAAGGGCTTACGGCTTCTTCCAACTTGCTGCACTTATAGCCGGTTTAGCAGCTGGACTCTCTGGTCTATTCTACCGTGAAGACATTGCTGGAGGATTTCGCAGTGGCTTACAGCGGGCGGTGGCAGGCTACACTGAAGACGAAGGCCGTGCCGATGCTCTAGACAGCCTGCAGAGGGCTCTTGAGTGTTGTGGAGCTGAGGGCTGGCGTGATTGGCTCACTTCAGACTGGGCTATCCAACATATGACTTTCCTGCCCGCTGAGAATGGTACCTCAGTGTCTTTGCCAGACAGTTGTTGTGTGAGGCGCAAGGGCTGCAGGAATCGACCTCTTCTCTCTGATGATATTGAAGGAGTGGCTGCTGCAGGAATCCATCCACACGGCTGCTTCCGCAAAGTCTTCAGCTTGGTCAACGACAATGTCTTCCACATTGCTGCTACTGTGTTGGGATTAGCCTTCACCCAAATCGGAGGCATTGCCCTGGCTTGCCTGTTGGCCAACAAACTGGCACCAAGACAACATCGTCACGTAGTGGCACATTAA
- the def6c gene encoding differentially expressed in FDCP 6 homolog isoform X1, which produces MDLKSELLKSIWYAFTSLDVEKCGKVSKSQLKVLSHNLYTVLKIPHDPVALEEHFQDDDDGPVSNHGYMPYLNKYILAKVKEGMFDKEKFDDLCWMMTMKKNYKAVPKGSLLSERDSFKLFCLFNLLSEDRYPLVMIPEEVEYLLKKISTAMSQEWDGKPLEDLISQDATVQEEGMSVWTFLGHMDAGRLLKVSSAEAFSLALDDVFLEMYYNVLKRGYMWKKGHVRRNWTERWFVLKPSSLEYYVSEDLKDKRGEVQLDKTCVVEPIPDREGKRCMFCVKTHNKTYEMSASDQRQKVEWIQAIQTALRLHSEGKSSHHHELKLKRRVQRENSQRERSRSARSSRSSQSDDSNIHEVEKMDKEKDRQDLEIESIIQHARELEIRRREAEERERRRQREVQMELERQLKEAEMLRDSMQAEMQEKERKAEQQKKRIQELELTQRKLEAALNIEIQARLEEERARQELERLLQAEEEKKKQCQLLQEKQKALQSHNPVQETSDDSTDQDAPSALDSASQELQHLQASRQRSHQRLEEVQEKLRNASQHVRHWNVQLNRLMTPITPGERLAHRLSSKQMCPKKEVALASNEFISKFKKQIGDNSQKPDADEVLEDQVEAGNLSDGSDESQGEPNGQM; this is translated from the exons ATGGACCTAAAATCCGAACTCCTCAAGTCCATATGGTACGCTTTTACATCGCTGGACGTGGAGAAGTGCGGGAAAGTGTCCAAATCGCAGTTAAAG GTGCTGTCCCACAACCTGTACACGGTGCTGAAGATCCCACATGACCCCGTGGCTCTGGAGGAGCACTTTCAGGACGACGATGATGGGCCTGTGTCGAATCATGGCTACATGCCCTACCTCAACAAATATATACTGGCTAAG GTCAAAGAAGGGATGTTCGACAAAGAGAAGTTTGACGACCTGTGCTGGATGATGACCATGAAGAAGAATTACAAGGCGGTACCAAAGGGGTCACTGCTATCAGAGAGAGACTCTTTCAAGCTCTTTTGTTTATTCAACCTCCTGTCTGAAGACCGTTACCCGCTGGTGATGATTCCAGAGGAG GTGGAGTATCTCCTCAAGAAGATCTCCACAGCAATGAGCCAGGAGTGGGATGGGAAGCCTTTGGAGGACTTAATATCCCAGGATGCCACCGTGCAGGAAGAGGGTATGTCTGTCTGGACCTTCCTCGGGCACATGGATGCTGGTCGGCTGCTGAAGGTCAGCAGTGCCGAGGCCTTCAGTCTGGCTTTGGATGACGTTTTCCTGGAGATGTACTACAACGTCCTGAAGAGA GGTTACATGTGGAAAAAGGGGCACGTTCGTAGGAACTGGACCGAGCGATGGTTTGTGCTGAAGCCCTCCTCCCTGGAGTACTATGTCAGTGAGGACTTGAAAGACAAGAGAGGCGAAGTCCAGCTGGATAAGACTTGTGTTGTAGAG CCTATTCCAGACAGGGAGGGCAAACGCTGTATGTTCTGTGTGAAAACCCACAACAAAACCTACGAGATGAGTGCATCAGACCAGAGGCAGAAGGTTGAGTGGATTCaag CCATTCAAACAGCCCTGCGTCTCCACAGTGAGGGCAAGTCCTCTCATCATCACGAACTTAAACTGAAGAGACGGGTCCAGCGGGAAAACAGCCAACGGGAACGCAGCCGGAGCGCCCGCAGCAGTCgaagcagccaatcagatgacTCGAATATCCATGAGGTGGAGAAGatggacaaagaaaaagacagacaagaTTTAGAGATTGAAAGCATCATTCAG CACGCACGGGAACTGGAAATCAGAcgaagagaggcagaggagagagagaggaggagacagagggaggtgCAGATGGAGCTGGAGAGACAGCTGAAGGAGGCTGAGATG CTGAGAGACAGCATGCAGGCAGAGATGCAGGAGAAGGAACGGAAAGCCgagcaacagaagaagaggattCAGGAGTTAGAGCTGACTCAGCGGAAACTAGAGGCTGCCCTAAACATAGAGATCCAGGCTcggctggaggaggagagggccAGACAGGAGCTGGAGAG GTTGCTGCAGgctgaagaggagaagaaaaagcagTGCCAGCTCctgcaggagaaacagaagGCCTTGCAGAGCCACAACCCCGTACAGGAGACCTCAGACGACAGTACAGACCAGGATGCTCCCTCAGCCCTCGACTCGGCCTCTCAGGAGCTCCAACATCTTCAGGCATCTCGCCAGAGAAGTCACCAGCGCTTGGAG GAGGTTCAGGAGAAGCTGAGGAATGCCAGTCAACATGTACGGCACTGGAACGTACAGCTGAACCGCCTGATGACACCCATCACACCTGGAG agcGTTTGGCACATCGCTTATCATCAAAACAAATGTGCCCTAAAAAGGAAGTAGCACTGGCGAGTAATGAGTTCATCTCTAAATTCAAGAAGCAAATCGGGGACAACAGCCAGAAACCAGATGCCGACGAGGTGCTGGAGGACCAGGTGGAGGCTGGCAACCTGTCAGACGGATCCGACGAATCACAGGGAGAACCCAACGGACAAATGTAA
- the def6c gene encoding differentially expressed in FDCP 6 homolog isoform X2, producing the protein MLSPRGLLVSACVLSHNLYTVLKIPHDPVALEEHFQDDDDGPVSNHGYMPYLNKYILAKVKEGMFDKEKFDDLCWMMTMKKNYKAVPKGSLLSERDSFKLFCLFNLLSEDRYPLVMIPEEVEYLLKKISTAMSQEWDGKPLEDLISQDATVQEEGMSVWTFLGHMDAGRLLKVSSAEAFSLALDDVFLEMYYNVLKRGYMWKKGHVRRNWTERWFVLKPSSLEYYVSEDLKDKRGEVQLDKTCVVEPIPDREGKRCMFCVKTHNKTYEMSASDQRQKVEWIQAIQTALRLHSEGKSSHHHELKLKRRVQRENSQRERSRSARSSRSSQSDDSNIHEVEKMDKEKDRQDLEIESIIQHARELEIRRREAEERERRRQREVQMELERQLKEAEMLRDSMQAEMQEKERKAEQQKKRIQELELTQRKLEAALNIEIQARLEEERARQELERLLQAEEEKKKQCQLLQEKQKALQSHNPVQETSDDSTDQDAPSALDSASQELQHLQASRQRSHQRLEEVQEKLRNASQHVRHWNVQLNRLMTPITPGERLAHRLSSKQMCPKKEVALASNEFISKFKKQIGDNSQKPDADEVLEDQVEAGNLSDGSDESQGEPNGQM; encoded by the exons ATGCTCAGTCCCAGAGGACTGCTTGTCTCTGCTTGT GTGCTGTCCCACAACCTGTACACGGTGCTGAAGATCCCACATGACCCCGTGGCTCTGGAGGAGCACTTTCAGGACGACGATGATGGGCCTGTGTCGAATCATGGCTACATGCCCTACCTCAACAAATATATACTGGCTAAG GTCAAAGAAGGGATGTTCGACAAAGAGAAGTTTGACGACCTGTGCTGGATGATGACCATGAAGAAGAATTACAAGGCGGTACCAAAGGGGTCACTGCTATCAGAGAGAGACTCTTTCAAGCTCTTTTGTTTATTCAACCTCCTGTCTGAAGACCGTTACCCGCTGGTGATGATTCCAGAGGAG GTGGAGTATCTCCTCAAGAAGATCTCCACAGCAATGAGCCAGGAGTGGGATGGGAAGCCTTTGGAGGACTTAATATCCCAGGATGCCACCGTGCAGGAAGAGGGTATGTCTGTCTGGACCTTCCTCGGGCACATGGATGCTGGTCGGCTGCTGAAGGTCAGCAGTGCCGAGGCCTTCAGTCTGGCTTTGGATGACGTTTTCCTGGAGATGTACTACAACGTCCTGAAGAGA GGTTACATGTGGAAAAAGGGGCACGTTCGTAGGAACTGGACCGAGCGATGGTTTGTGCTGAAGCCCTCCTCCCTGGAGTACTATGTCAGTGAGGACTTGAAAGACAAGAGAGGCGAAGTCCAGCTGGATAAGACTTGTGTTGTAGAG CCTATTCCAGACAGGGAGGGCAAACGCTGTATGTTCTGTGTGAAAACCCACAACAAAACCTACGAGATGAGTGCATCAGACCAGAGGCAGAAGGTTGAGTGGATTCaag CCATTCAAACAGCCCTGCGTCTCCACAGTGAGGGCAAGTCCTCTCATCATCACGAACTTAAACTGAAGAGACGGGTCCAGCGGGAAAACAGCCAACGGGAACGCAGCCGGAGCGCCCGCAGCAGTCgaagcagccaatcagatgacTCGAATATCCATGAGGTGGAGAAGatggacaaagaaaaagacagacaagaTTTAGAGATTGAAAGCATCATTCAG CACGCACGGGAACTGGAAATCAGAcgaagagaggcagaggagagagagaggaggagacagagggaggtgCAGATGGAGCTGGAGAGACAGCTGAAGGAGGCTGAGATG CTGAGAGACAGCATGCAGGCAGAGATGCAGGAGAAGGAACGGAAAGCCgagcaacagaagaagaggattCAGGAGTTAGAGCTGACTCAGCGGAAACTAGAGGCTGCCCTAAACATAGAGATCCAGGCTcggctggaggaggagagggccAGACAGGAGCTGGAGAG GTTGCTGCAGgctgaagaggagaagaaaaagcagTGCCAGCTCctgcaggagaaacagaagGCCTTGCAGAGCCACAACCCCGTACAGGAGACCTCAGACGACAGTACAGACCAGGATGCTCCCTCAGCCCTCGACTCGGCCTCTCAGGAGCTCCAACATCTTCAGGCATCTCGCCAGAGAAGTCACCAGCGCTTGGAG GAGGTTCAGGAGAAGCTGAGGAATGCCAGTCAACATGTACGGCACTGGAACGTACAGCTGAACCGCCTGATGACACCCATCACACCTGGAG agcGTTTGGCACATCGCTTATCATCAAAACAAATGTGCCCTAAAAAGGAAGTAGCACTGGCGAGTAATGAGTTCATCTCTAAATTCAAGAAGCAAATCGGGGACAACAGCCAGAAACCAGATGCCGACGAGGTGCTGGAGGACCAGGTGGAGGCTGGCAACCTGTCAGACGGATCCGACGAATCACAGGGAGAACCCAACGGACAAATGTAA